The proteins below come from a single Parageobacillus toebii NBRC 107807 genomic window:
- a CDS encoding ABC transporter ATP-binding protein, which translates to MKENVLLQVHQLSKSFGGVHAVQNVSFYVHDREIVAVIGPNGAGKTTLFNVITGILSPTSGSIVFKGSSTVGKKPFQLAQLGITRTFQNLQVFGNMTVIENVMVGLHPRLKTGIFSAGIRLPRVSKEEKQALEQAFACLQQIGIEHLAFEKANVLPYGTQRLVEIARAAASNPSLILLDEPMAGLNPHESKKLVEVLLTMRSNGMAFLFVEHDMETVMSIADRIVVLDYGKKIAEGSPEEISQHPDVIKAYLGEEEMI; encoded by the coding sequence ATGAAGGAAAATGTACTTTTACAAGTCCATCAATTATCAAAATCGTTTGGAGGCGTTCATGCCGTGCAGAACGTTTCGTTTTACGTTCATGATCGAGAAATTGTTGCGGTCATTGGACCGAACGGGGCAGGTAAGACGACGCTGTTTAATGTTATTACAGGTATTCTCTCGCCAACGAGCGGTTCTATTGTTTTCAAAGGGAGTTCCACCGTTGGTAAAAAACCTTTTCAGCTTGCACAGTTAGGAATAACAAGAACGTTTCAAAATCTTCAAGTGTTTGGAAATATGACCGTAATTGAAAATGTTATGGTTGGTCTGCACCCGCGGTTAAAAACGGGGATATTCAGCGCGGGGATTCGTTTGCCGCGGGTGTCAAAAGAGGAGAAACAAGCGCTGGAACAAGCATTCGCATGTCTGCAACAAATTGGAATTGAACATCTTGCTTTTGAAAAAGCAAACGTATTACCGTACGGAACGCAGCGGTTAGTAGAGATCGCAAGAGCAGCTGCCTCCAATCCTTCCCTTATTTTGTTAGATGAGCCGATGGCTGGGTTAAATCCGCATGAATCAAAAAAATTAGTCGAGGTTTTATTGACTATGAGAAGCAATGGCATGGCATTTTTGTTTGTCGAACATGATATGGAAACGGTGATGTCGATTGCGGATCGAATCGTTGTATTAGATTACGGAAAGAAAATCGCGGAGGGGAGCCCTGAAGAAATTTCACAGCACCCGGATGTCATTAAAGCGTATTTAGGGGAGGAGGAGATGATATAG
- a CDS encoding branched-chain amino acid ABC transporter permease translates to MGLDLNKVYNRSTKGSILFVVILLGLPLVFSTNNYLLSTLIMIGFYTIVSTGLTLLMGYAGQISLGQAAFYGIGAYTSAYFTTHFGLSPWLAMMVGAVIAAMVAFIIGIPAFRLREHYLALATLGFGVIVFTFFKEWKEITGGLNGFFGIPPISLFGITIQTDFQFYYLVWIFALIGILFARNIVQSRIGRALLSIHGSEVAANSLGVNITKYKLQMFMISAIYAAVAGSLYAHYVTFINPQLFEMITSIYFLIMVVIGGTGNVWGGLIGAAVYVCLGELLKEIVPLFIPNASGEFEIVFFGILLVIILIYMPNGLSHSISKIVKRVLPAWRRKKRVNACFGK, encoded by the coding sequence ATGGGCCTAGATTTAAATAAAGTATATAACAGAAGCACAAAAGGATCGATTCTGTTTGTTGTAATTTTGCTTGGCCTGCCACTTGTTTTTTCAACGAATAACTATTTGTTAAGCACGCTTATTATGATTGGATTTTATACGATTGTGAGCACAGGATTGACATTACTGATGGGATACGCAGGACAAATATCGCTAGGACAAGCGGCATTTTACGGAATAGGAGCTTATACGTCTGCATATTTCACTACCCACTTTGGACTTTCTCCATGGCTTGCCATGATGGTGGGAGCGGTTATCGCGGCAATGGTAGCATTTATTATTGGCATTCCTGCATTTCGATTAAGAGAACATTACTTAGCATTGGCTACTTTAGGTTTTGGTGTCATTGTATTCACTTTTTTTAAGGAATGGAAAGAAATAACTGGTGGACTAAACGGATTTTTTGGAATTCCGCCTATCAGTCTATTTGGGATTACCATTCAAACGGATTTTCAGTTTTATTATCTTGTATGGATCTTCGCATTGATCGGCATTCTTTTTGCTCGTAATATTGTTCAATCTAGAATAGGCAGAGCGTTGTTATCAATTCATGGAAGTGAAGTTGCAGCGAATTCGCTAGGAGTGAACATTACAAAATATAAGCTGCAAATGTTTATGATCAGCGCCATTTATGCAGCCGTTGCAGGCAGTTTGTACGCGCATTATGTTACATTTATTAACCCGCAATTATTTGAAATGATTACGTCTATTTATTTTTTAATTATGGTTGTAATAGGTGGAACTGGAAACGTCTGGGGTGGTTTGATTGGCGCGGCAGTATACGTATGTCTAGGAGAGCTGTTAAAAGAGATTGTCCCGCTATTTATTCCGAATGCGAGCGGGGAATTTGAGATTGTATTTTTTGGAATTTTGCTTGTTATTATTCTTATTTACATGCCAAACGGATTGTCTCATTCCATATCGAAAATAGTAAAACGAGTGTTACCTGCCTGGCGCCGAAAAAAACGAGTCAATGCTTGTTTCGGAAAATGA
- a CDS encoding branched-chain amino acid ABC transporter permease produces the protein MDVWSQFVQLLFSGLTVGSIYALVALGFVITYSITGILNLAQGDFAMLGALICISFVNSGFPFILSILLSVVLVMIIGVLFERSAIHPARHSSTATLIIITIGVAFVFRGIAIFVWGTQPYALRPFTGNDSLQIFGAVIQTQNIWAIGISLISLAVLYFFFNKTYMGKAVTACVVNPFAARLMGIQPRKMSFGAIVISAGLGALAGIIIAPISGASYDMGVMIGLKAFIAAVIGGLTNAPAAIVGAFIIGILEAFTEGYFSSGYKDAISFGLLLLVLFFMPNGIFAKASGKRV, from the coding sequence ATGGATGTATGGAGTCAGTTTGTGCAGTTACTTTTTTCGGGATTGACGGTTGGTAGCATTTATGCATTAGTCGCACTGGGATTTGTGATTACCTATAGCATTACTGGTATTTTAAACCTAGCTCAAGGTGATTTTGCGATGCTGGGGGCGCTTATTTGCATTTCCTTTGTAAACAGCGGTTTTCCTTTTATTCTCTCTATATTGCTTAGTGTTGTTTTAGTGATGATCATTGGTGTATTATTTGAAAGATCTGCCATTCATCCAGCGAGGCATTCATCTACAGCTACATTAATTATTATTACGATTGGGGTAGCGTTTGTTTTTCGTGGAATCGCGATTTTTGTTTGGGGAACGCAGCCTTATGCGTTACGACCGTTTACCGGCAATGATTCCTTACAGATTTTCGGGGCTGTCATTCAAACACAAAATATATGGGCGATTGGAATTTCTTTAATAAGTTTAGCCGTTTTATATTTCTTCTTTAATAAGACCTATATGGGAAAAGCGGTGACAGCTTGCGTCGTGAATCCTTTTGCTGCTCGTCTAATGGGAATTCAACCACGAAAAATGTCATTTGGGGCCATTGTTATCAGCGCGGGGCTTGGGGCATTAGCAGGAATCATTATTGCTCCTATTTCTGGCGCTTCGTATGACATGGGAGTGATGATAGGACTAAAAGCATTTATCGCCGCGGTAATTGGAGGACTGACAAATGCGCCCGCTGCCATTGTCGGAGCTTTTATAATAGGGATTTTGGAGGCGTTTACAGAGGGATATTTTTCTTCAGGGTATAAAGATGCGATTAGTTTCGGATTACTTTTGCTTGTTTTGTTTTTTATGCCAAATGGAATTTTTGCAAAGGCGTCTGGGAAACGGGTATAA
- a CDS encoding ABC transporter substrate-binding protein, translating into MRKFLSVMISMLCVFILASCGKEHSSGSESEVIKIGGIFSASGGAAPLGKPEMETVKMLVKELNENGGVNGKKIELITYDDKSDQNEAVLSTKKLIEQEKVTAIIGGTISGNALAMIPQIEKAGIPYISLAASKQIVQPDDHSPRNWTFKTAQGDDIVISKLLSYLKENGLQKVAWLNVANAYGTSGHEEFKRLAPNYGIKAIIEEEFEATVDDAKAMLTRVKKANPQAIIVWGTTQESAVVTKNIHQLGIHIPVIESHGIGTKSFIDLAGEAAEGVIFPIGRILVAEQLPDSDPQKEMLLNYKKDFEKAYNYEPTTFGGHAWDAFHLLINAIKEAGTDKEKIKEKLENTKNFIGISGIFNMTKNDHTGLTADSLVMVQIKDGKFVLAE; encoded by the coding sequence ATGAGAAAGTTTTTATCGGTCATGATATCTATGTTATGCGTATTCATTCTTGCTTCGTGTGGCAAGGAACATTCAAGCGGCTCCGAATCCGAAGTGATTAAAATTGGTGGAATATTTTCTGCTTCTGGGGGAGCTGCGCCATTAGGAAAACCGGAAATGGAAACAGTGAAGATGCTAGTCAAGGAACTGAATGAAAATGGTGGGGTTAATGGCAAAAAAATAGAATTGATTACTTATGATGATAAGTCTGATCAAAATGAAGCCGTATTATCCACGAAAAAACTTATTGAACAAGAAAAAGTCACAGCGATTATTGGTGGTACGATTAGCGGTAATGCACTCGCCATGATTCCTCAAATCGAAAAAGCAGGTATTCCATACATCTCCTTAGCAGCTAGTAAACAAATAGTCCAACCTGATGATCATTCTCCAAGAAATTGGACATTTAAAACCGCTCAAGGTGACGACATCGTGATTTCTAAACTATTAAGCTATTTAAAAGAAAATGGCCTACAAAAAGTGGCATGGCTCAATGTCGCGAACGCTTACGGAACAAGCGGACATGAGGAATTTAAACGTTTAGCCCCTAATTACGGGATAAAAGCAATTATTGAAGAAGAGTTTGAAGCAACCGTAGACGATGCAAAAGCGATGCTGACGAGAGTGAAAAAAGCAAACCCTCAAGCGATTATCGTATGGGGGACCACTCAAGAATCAGCAGTTGTTACAAAAAATATTCATCAGTTAGGTATTCATATACCAGTTATTGAAAGCCATGGAATCGGTACAAAGAGCTTTATTGATTTAGCGGGGGAAGCAGCGGAAGGGGTTATCTTCCCAATTGGACGTATTTTAGTGGCAGAACAATTGCCGGATAGTGATCCGCAAAAAGAAATGTTACTGAATTATAAGAAAGATTTTGAGAAAGCGTATAACTATGAACCAACTACATTTGGCGGACATGCATGGGATGCGTTCCATTTATTGATCAATGCGATCAAAGAAGCAGGAACGGATAAAGAAAAAATAAAAGAAAAATTGGAAAACACGAAAAACTTTATTGGAATATCGGGAATCTTTAATATGACGAAAAACGATCATACCGGATTAACAGCGGATAGCTTAGTAATGGTGCAAATCAAAGATGGCAAGTTTGTGCTTGCGGAGTAA
- a CDS encoding GntR family transcriptional regulator produces the protein MESKTKNKTQIAYEYILSRIENGLYGPGYRIVIDQIARELSLSSIPVREAIRQLEAEGWIQYKPYTGAIVSNINEKEYLETLSVLAVLEGYATALSSSNMKEGMIQQLTELNKKMEQALQEFDFERFSELNYEFHALIYKHCGNAYLEEQIKQIWQRMRRIRAYGFTFVPQRAKESIKEHEEIIRLLKEQAPRNEIEGFVRQHKLNTVEAFKNR, from the coding sequence ATGGAATCCAAAACAAAAAACAAAACACAAATTGCCTATGAATATATTCTTTCTCGCATCGAAAACGGCTTGTATGGGCCGGGATATCGGATCGTCATCGATCAAATTGCCCGAGAGTTAAGCTTGAGTAGCATTCCGGTCAGGGAGGCAATCCGCCAATTGGAAGCGGAAGGGTGGATTCAATATAAGCCTTACACGGGTGCTATCGTCAGCAACATTAACGAGAAAGAATATTTAGAAACGTTGTCTGTCTTGGCGGTGCTTGAAGGATACGCGACAGCGCTAAGCTCCAGTAATATGAAGGAGGGGATGATTCAACAATTAACAGAATTAAATAAAAAGATGGAGCAGGCGCTGCAGGAATTTGACTTTGAGCGATTTAGTGAACTCAATTATGAATTTCATGCGCTCATTTACAAACATTGTGGCAACGCGTATTTAGAAGAGCAAATTAAGCAAATTTGGCAGCGAATGAGGCGAATCCGCGCGTATGGGTTTACCTTTGTGCCGCAGCGGGCGAAGGAATCCATTAAAGAACATGAAGAAATTATCCGTCTGTTAAAGGAACAAGCGCCACGAAACGAAATTGAGGGCTTTGTTCGTCAGCACAAATTAAATACGGTGGAAGCTTTCAAAAATCGCTAG
- the hpaE gene encoding 5-carboxymethyl-2-hydroxymuconate semialdehyde dehydrogenase gives MAAKISNVLHYINGEFVEGASGNYFENINPFTNEVINEVAGGLKEDIDAAVRAAKEAFDNGPWRTMSVQERMTYILRIADLIEKHAEEISYLESLDTGLPISQTKKQAARAAENFRFYAEMVKSRMVGEAYHVDGQFLNYTIYKPVGVAGLITPWNAPFMLETWKVAPALATGNTVVLKPAEWSPLTANKLAEIIHEAGLPKGVFNVVHGFGETAGASLVAHPDVRLISFTGETTTGSEIIKNSADTLKKTSMELGGKSPVIVFADADLEKALDAVVWGIFSFNGERCTANSRLFLEKSIYDSFVEKLKERVKNISIGDPMDPLTEVGPLIHRKHWETVMNYIEIAKQEGAEVYSADVPEELKKGNFVPPTLLLNCHNSMKVAQEEIFGPVMAVMSFETEEEVIRMANDVKYGLAAYVWTNDIKRGHRIAQSIESGMAWVNSQNVRDLRIPFGGTKYSGIGREGGHYSFDFYTEVQVIHVSIGDHPIPKFGKSKQPSAASAQHG, from the coding sequence ATGGCAGCCAAAATCAGCAACGTGCTCCACTATATCAATGGAGAATTTGTTGAAGGCGCATCAGGCAACTATTTTGAAAATATAAATCCATTTACGAACGAAGTCATTAATGAAGTGGCGGGAGGCTTGAAAGAGGATATTGACGCAGCTGTCCGTGCGGCGAAAGAAGCGTTTGACAATGGACCGTGGCGAACGATGTCCGTCCAAGAACGAATGACATATATTTTGCGGATTGCCGATTTAATTGAAAAACATGCGGAGGAAATTTCGTATTTGGAATCGCTTGATACGGGGCTGCCAATCAGCCAAACGAAAAAGCAGGCGGCTCGCGCTGCCGAAAACTTCCGATTTTATGCGGAAATGGTGAAAAGCCGCATGGTTGGGGAAGCGTATCACGTGGACGGACAATTTCTCAATTATACCATTTACAAACCGGTCGGTGTAGCAGGATTAATTACGCCGTGGAACGCGCCGTTTATGCTAGAAACATGGAAAGTTGCGCCGGCTCTGGCCACTGGAAATACCGTTGTGTTGAAGCCAGCGGAATGGTCGCCACTGACGGCAAACAAACTGGCAGAAATTATTCATGAAGCGGGACTGCCAAAAGGGGTATTTAACGTTGTGCACGGCTTTGGAGAAACCGCGGGAGCTTCCCTTGTCGCCCATCCGGATGTGCGGCTTATTTCCTTTACAGGTGAAACGACAACGGGTTCGGAGATTATCAAAAACAGTGCCGATACATTGAAAAAGACGTCGATGGAATTAGGAGGAAAATCTCCGGTCATCGTCTTTGCAGACGCGGACTTAGAAAAAGCGCTTGATGCGGTAGTATGGGGCATTTTCTCCTTCAATGGCGAAAGATGCACCGCCAATTCCCGCCTGTTTTTAGAAAAATCGATTTATGATTCGTTTGTCGAAAAACTCAAGGAACGAGTGAAAAATATTTCCATTGGCGACCCGATGGATCCTTTGACGGAAGTCGGACCACTCATTCACCGAAAACATTGGGAAACGGTGATGAATTATATCGAAATCGCAAAACAAGAAGGAGCGGAAGTTTATTCGGCGGACGTTCCGGAGGAGCTGAAAAAAGGAAACTTTGTACCGCCTACGCTGCTATTGAATTGTCATAACAGCATGAAAGTGGCGCAGGAAGAAATTTTTGGCCCAGTTATGGCAGTAATGTCATTCGAAACGGAAGAAGAAGTGATTCGAATGGCAAATGACGTAAAATACGGACTAGCGGCATATGTATGGACGAACGATATAAAACGAGGCCATCGCATCGCTCAATCGATCGAAAGCGGAATGGCGTGGGTAAATTCGCAAAACGTCAGGGATTTGCGCATTCCGTTTGGAGGCACGAAATACAGTGGTATCGGCCGCGAAGGCGGTCATTACAGCTTCGACTTTTATACGGAAGTGCAAGTGATTCACGTTTCTATCGGCGATCATCCGATACCAAAATTCGGAAAATCCAAACAACCTTCCGCTGCTTCCGCCCAACATGGATAA
- a CDS encoding 5-carboxymethyl-2-hydroxymuconate Delta-isomerase, with translation MPHFILEYTDNIAKEANIHELLRKVHQVLISQSDLFPIGGIRSRAIELKEYYVADGTEDDAFVHGTLKIGAGRSEEDKKAVCEEIFSVMKEHFSALYEKRYLALSLELHEFSESGTYKHNNIHRRYQT, from the coding sequence ATGCCTCACTTTATTTTGGAATACACCGATAATATCGCAAAAGAAGCGAATATTCATGAACTATTGCGCAAAGTTCATCAAGTGCTTATCTCGCAAAGCGATTTGTTCCCGATCGGCGGCATTCGTTCAAGAGCGATTGAATTGAAAGAATATTACGTTGCCGACGGCACAGAGGACGATGCGTTTGTGCACGGCACGCTGAAAATCGGCGCAGGACGTTCAGAAGAGGATAAAAAAGCGGTTTGCGAGGAAATTTTTAGCGTTATGAAGGAGCATTTCTCCGCGCTTTACGAGAAGCGGTACTTGGCGCTATCTCTAGAACTACATGAATTTAGTGAATCGGGAACATACAAACATAATAATATTCATCGCCGTTACCAAACGTAA
- a CDS encoding fumarylacetoacetate hydrolase family protein, protein MKRARVAFNGAVYGAVVEESGLLRLNNGRTVKEEEVTWLPPVEPRTIFALGLNYADHAQELSFSAPKEPLVFFKGRNTLIGHRGETPRPPDATFMHYECELVVVIGKTTRKVKAEEAYEYVQGYTIANDYAIRDYLENYYRPNFRVKNRDDCTPIGPWLVDKADIDDPMNLTLRTYVNGKLVQEGNTKDMIFSIPALIEYLSSFMTLNAGDMILTGTPKGAVNVNVGDEVVAEIEKIGRLMNKIV, encoded by the coding sequence ATGAAACGCGCGCGCGTAGCGTTTAACGGTGCTGTTTACGGGGCGGTAGTAGAGGAAAGTGGGCTCCTGCGATTGAATAATGGACGCACCGTGAAAGAAGAGGAAGTAACATGGCTTCCTCCTGTTGAGCCGCGGACGATTTTCGCGTTAGGACTAAATTATGCCGATCATGCACAAGAATTATCGTTTTCGGCCCCGAAAGAGCCGCTTGTCTTTTTCAAAGGGCGAAATACATTAATTGGACATCGCGGCGAAACACCAAGACCTCCCGATGCAACGTTTATGCATTATGAATGTGAGCTTGTTGTTGTAATCGGAAAAACGACGCGGAAAGTTAAGGCGGAAGAAGCATATGAATATGTGCAAGGCTATACAATTGCGAACGATTACGCAATTCGCGACTATTTGGAGAATTATTATCGCCCGAATTTCCGTGTGAAAAATCGCGATGACTGCACGCCGATTGGTCCATGGCTGGTCGATAAGGCCGATATTGATGACCCGATGAACCTCACGTTGCGGACATATGTGAACGGGAAGTTGGTACAAGAAGGAAATACGAAAGATATGATTTTTAGTATCCCGGCACTAATCGAGTATTTAAGTAGTTTTATGACGCTGAATGCCGGCGATATGATACTCACTGGAACACCAAAAGGAGCAGTCAATGTCAATGTAGGCGATGAGGTCGTCGCCGAAATCGAAAAAATCGGCCGATTAATGAACAAAATCGTATGA
- a CDS encoding fumarylacetoacetate hydrolase family protein translates to MAKAFFKIAGISYTMESEVDPERNTVIIDGTEYNANQLQWGAPAMGAIYGVLLNYKEEWERFRKQMTKPPYHHPPSAPILYMKPSNTVNVHGGCIPLPDDASELQVGAALGVVIGQTATKVAKERAFDYIDGYTIVNDVTIPHETIYRPAVKERSRDGFAPMGPWVVEKKEVVDPDSLDIRVFINGRLVQHNNTKHLMRPVASLLADITEFMTLYPGDVLLVGVPEGAPLVKAGDHVRIEIEKIGSLENTVVHESDWIKEIGRHETRARSV, encoded by the coding sequence GTGGCTAAAGCATTTTTTAAAATTGCTGGAATTTCTTATACGATGGAGTCGGAAGTAGATCCAGAGAGAAATACAGTGATCATTGATGGAACGGAGTACAATGCGAATCAACTGCAATGGGGAGCACCAGCGATGGGTGCCATTTACGGCGTACTTTTAAACTACAAAGAGGAATGGGAGCGGTTTCGGAAGCAAATGACGAAGCCGCCGTACCATCACCCTCCTAGTGCTCCGATTTTGTATATGAAACCAAGCAATACGGTAAATGTGCATGGGGGATGTATTCCATTGCCAGATGATGCGTCTGAGCTGCAGGTCGGGGCGGCGCTTGGCGTGGTCATTGGGCAAACTGCGACAAAGGTCGCAAAAGAACGTGCATTCGATTATATCGATGGATATACGATCGTAAACGATGTTACCATTCCGCACGAAACGATTTATCGTCCCGCTGTAAAGGAACGCTCAAGGGATGGATTCGCTCCGATGGGACCTTGGGTGGTCGAGAAAAAGGAAGTGGTTGACCCAGATTCGCTCGATATACGAGTGTTTATCAATGGCCGCTTAGTCCAGCATAATAACACGAAACATTTAATGCGTCCTGTAGCGTCATTATTGGCTGATATTACTGAGTTTATGACGCTATATCCAGGGGATGTCCTACTTGTTGGTGTTCCAGAAGGTGCGCCGCTTGTGAAAGCAGGAGATCATGTACGCATTGAAATCGAAAAAATCGGAAGTTTAGAAAACACGGTTGTGCATGAAAGCGATTGGATAAAGGAGATTGGACGTCATGAAACGCGCGCGCGTAGCGTTTAA
- the hpaI gene encoding 2,4-dihydroxyhept-2-ene-1,7-dioic acid aldolase: MAYEEIKQRLRGSIAPVITPFDSEGNIDFETMKKLIDWQIESGSHGISVTGTSGEPSSLTIEERKRVMETAKKAVNGRVPFIPATGSTNHAETLELTKFAQEIGADAAMVIVPYYNRPSQQALYKHFKAVADSVDIPIIIYNIPGRTAVNLEVRTMARLVEDCPNIIGVKESNKDFEHVNRVLLYCGRNFLLFSGIELLCYPMLAIGGAGSISATANVAPAKVAEMHNAWFEGDVKRAQDLHFELMELNDILFMETNPGPVKAALGMMGKITPKLRLPLDLPSEEIQEKIRQTLVKYNLLTEVTS; the protein is encoded by the coding sequence ATGGCTTACGAAGAGATTAAACAAAGATTAAGAGGGTCCATCGCTCCTGTCATTACACCGTTTGACAGCGAAGGGAATATCGATTTTGAAACGATGAAAAAATTAATTGACTGGCAAATTGAAAGTGGAAGCCATGGAATTTCCGTCACAGGAACATCGGGAGAACCTAGTTCCTTAACGATTGAAGAACGTAAGAGAGTAATGGAAACAGCGAAAAAAGCAGTAAATGGAAGAGTTCCATTTATTCCGGCGACCGGTTCCACGAATCATGCGGAAACACTTGAATTGACAAAGTTTGCTCAAGAGATTGGCGCGGATGCTGCTATGGTGATTGTGCCTTACTATAATAGACCATCCCAGCAGGCACTTTATAAGCATTTCAAAGCTGTCGCTGATTCGGTAGATATTCCGATTATTATTTATAACATTCCAGGAAGAACGGCAGTGAATTTAGAAGTGCGGACGATGGCGCGGCTAGTAGAAGATTGTCCGAATATTATCGGAGTGAAAGAGTCCAATAAAGATTTTGAACACGTCAATCGCGTTCTTCTTTATTGCGGCAGAAATTTTCTCTTATTCTCCGGTATTGAGTTATTATGCTATCCGATGCTAGCAATTGGTGGAGCAGGATCGATTAGTGCGACGGCAAATGTGGCACCAGCAAAAGTAGCGGAAATGCACAACGCATGGTTTGAAGGAGATGTGAAACGGGCACAAGATCTTCATTTTGAACTGATGGAGTTAAACGATATTTTATTCATGGAAACGAATCCAGGACCGGTAAAGGCAGCGTTAGGAATGATGGGAAAAATTACACCGAAGCTACGGTTGCCTCTTGATTTGCCAAGCGAAGAGATTCAAGAGAAAATCCGGCAAACGCTCGTGAAATACAATCTATTAACGGAAGTAACATCATGA
- a CDS encoding FAD synthetase family protein: MKVIYIDKNTDLSAFKPEPCVMALGFFDGVHVGHRKIIETAKRLAKKKQLTLAVMTFFPHPSQVIPTSKKVNSYLSPLSIKQEIFAKLGVEKFYIVKFDEDFSKLSHREFVDRFLISLCCRHAVAGFDFTYGYKGKGTMEQLEQDGKGIFEVTIVPEVKYQNKKISSSMIRQLLLSGMVHDVPHYLGDYYSVLCTLTNSEEEDKEKMTFHARLEYDYMIPKIGEYVVQIEIGRNYYRGICNISAKTLHTNMLNGTIIGLNKINDKQSIKLAFIRRLSDEETSANNKKLKSVI, from the coding sequence GTGAAAGTTATTTATATAGACAAAAACACAGACTTGTCTGCCTTTAAGCCTGAACCATGTGTAATGGCGCTCGGTTTTTTTGACGGAGTACATGTAGGTCATCGAAAGATTATTGAAACGGCAAAACGCCTCGCAAAAAAGAAACAATTAACACTGGCCGTGATGACATTTTTTCCGCATCCAAGCCAAGTGATTCCGACATCTAAAAAAGTGAACTCATATCTTTCCCCTCTATCAATAAAACAAGAGATTTTTGCAAAATTAGGAGTGGAAAAGTTTTATATTGTCAAATTTGATGAGGATTTTTCGAAACTTTCTCATAGAGAATTTGTTGATCGATTTCTTATTTCTCTCTGCTGCCGTCATGCGGTGGCAGGATTTGATTTTACGTACGGATATAAGGGAAAAGGGACAATGGAACAGCTCGAACAGGACGGAAAGGGGATATTTGAAGTTACAATCGTTCCAGAAGTGAAGTATCAAAACAAAAAAATTAGTTCTTCGATGATTCGGCAGTTATTATTGTCCGGAATGGTTCATGATGTTCCGCATTATCTTGGGGATTATTATAGTGTTTTGTGTACGCTCACTAATTCAGAAGAAGAGGATAAAGAAAAGATGACTTTTCATGCCCGATTAGAATATGATTATATGATTCCGAAAATAGGTGAATATGTCGTTCAAATAGAAATAGGCAGAAACTATTATAGAGGAATCTGCAATATTTCTGCCAAAACTTTACACACGAATATGTTGAATGGAACGATTATTGGATTAAACAAAATAAACGATAAACAATCTATAAAGCTCGCTTTTATTAGACGTCTGTCAGATGAAGAAACATCTGCCAATAATAAAAAATTAAAGTCAGTTATATAG
- a CDS encoding flavin reductase family protein, producing the protein MDDRTFRNAMGKFATGVTVITSSLDGQVRGMTANAFMSVSLNPKLILISVGEKAKMNSVIQQTGKFTVNILSDQQQDLSMLFAGQLKEERHVEFNWIDGHPILPDALANILCDVDTSYIAGDHTLYIGKVTDIYMKEGDPLLFFEGKYRNIASLSNGG; encoded by the coding sequence GTGGACGATCGTACATTTAGAAATGCGATGGGGAAATTTGCAACCGGTGTTACTGTCATTACGTCCTCTTTAGACGGTCAAGTGCGTGGAATGACAGCAAATGCATTTATGTCAGTGTCATTAAATCCGAAGTTGATTCTTATTTCTGTTGGAGAAAAGGCTAAAATGAATTCAGTCATTCAACAAACAGGGAAATTTACTGTCAATATTTTATCTGATCAACAACAAGATCTTTCTATGTTATTTGCTGGACAATTAAAAGAAGAGCGGCACGTGGAATTTAATTGGATTGATGGCCATCCGATATTACCAGATGCCTTAGCCAATATTTTGTGTGATGTCGATACATCATATATCGCAGGGGACCATACGTTATATATTGGAAAAGTAACAGACATTTACATGAAAGAAGGCGATCCGCTGTTATTTTTTGAAGGAAAATACCGCAATATCGCTAGCCTTTCAAATGGGGGATGA